In a single window of the Panthera leo isolate Ple1 chromosome A1, P.leo_Ple1_pat1.1, whole genome shotgun sequence genome:
- the SH3TC2 gene encoding SH3 domain and tetratricopeptide repeat-containing protein 2 isoform X3, producing the protein MDGLDEIRSQAREERSGTHIHPQFIPMSDLTLSFSVKSRSRRCVNGPLQEAARRRLWALENEDQEVRALFKDLSARLVGIQSQKAQFLITFKTMEEIWKFSTYLNLGYVSACLEHLLFDHKYWLNCRLVEDTEVQVSVDEKHLETIYLGLLIQEGHFFCRAMCSVAQPPEKEGEYLTLWKKELISVKIVEGGSEWEGVSLVTGQRGLVPVSALEPLPLPFHQWFLKNYPGSCGFSRKRDWTGSYQIGRGKCKAWKEYEREEKDELNFHQGESIEIIGFVIPGLQWFIGKSTRSGEVGFVPTRNIDPESYSPVNKSSAFFSDEERCSLWVLGSDRKAECASFLHTLAHTDIASVYRLSGFESIQNLPNDLSASQPEGFKEARTGRAWEEHQAVGSRQSSSSEDSSLEEELLSAASDSYHLPEPDDLDDPELLVDLNTGQEEEEAENFAPMLAFLDHEGYADHFRSLYDSSFSFLTSSFYSFSEEDELVAYLEASRKWAKRNHMTWAHARLCFLLGRLSVRRVKLSQARVYFEEAMYILDGAFEDLSLVAALYINLAAIYLRQRLRHKGSALLEKAGALLACLPDRESSTKNELDVVAYVLRQGIVAGSCVLEARACFLAIRLLLDLGRHEEVLPFAERLQLLSGHPPDLDAVATVLSFLYDKKYLPHLAVASVQQRGTQSAQGMSLPIWQVYLVLQNTAKLLGVPSLSWGEVSALACPALRQALVACEEQASRSTQRALCLILSKVYLQHRSPDGAIHYLSQALVLGQLLGEQEAFESSLCLAWAYLVASQAKKALDILEPLLYSQKEMESITQKGVVHNLLGLALQGEGRVNRAAKNYLRALNRAQEMGNVRNQAVTLANLGHLTLKSWARQPAKDYLLRAVRLYSELQTSVETDMELVQVLLWLAQVLVSGRQLASGRLCYEMALLLGLRHRHLKSQLQVTKSLCHFYSSVFPNPEACITYHEHWLALAQQLRDREMEGRLLESLGQLYRNLNTARSLRRSLTCIKESLRIFIDLGAKDKAAEAWLGAGRLHYLMQEDDLVELYLQAAIQKALKSEEPSLALKLYEEAGDVFFNGTRHRHRAVEYYRAGAVPLARRMKAVRTELRVFNKLTELQISLEGYEKALEFATLAARLSTVIVFQFLGDQKQELVAFHRLATVYYSLSMYEMAEDCYLKTLSLCPPWLQSPKEALYYAKVYYRLGRLTFYQLKDAHDATEYFWLALAAAVLLGDQELQDTIRSRLDNVCRSPLWHSSPSGRSSERARWLSGGGLAL; encoded by the exons ATGGACGGCTTGGATGAGATTAGATCGCAGGCCAGGGAGGAACGGAGTGGAACACACATCCACCCGCAGTTCATACCAATGTCAG ATCTGACCCTCTCCTTCAGTGTGAAGAGCCGCTCCAGGAGGTGTGTAAACGGCCCCCTGCAGGAAGCAGCCAGGAGGCGGCTCTGGGCGCTGGAGAATGAGGACCAGGAGGTGCGTGCACTGTTTAAG GACCTCTCAGCCAGGTTGGTGGGTATCCAGTCCCAGAAGGCTCAGTTCCTCATCACCTTCAAGACCATGGAGgaaatctggaagttttccacCTACTTGAACTTAG GCTATGTATCTGCATGTCTGGAACATCTCCTCTTTGACCATAAGTACTGGCTCAACTGCAGATTGGTGGAAGATACAGAGGTCCAAGTTTCCGTGGATGAGAAACACCTGGAAACAATATACCTGGGACTTCTGATACAGGAAG GCCACTTCTTCTGCAGAGCCATGTGCTCTGTGGCTCAGCCGCCTGAGAAGGAAGGGGAGTATCTGACACTTTGGAAGAAGGAGTTAATCTCCGTGAAAATAGTTGAAGGTGGATCCGAGTGGGAGGGCGTGTCCCTGGTGACTGGTCAGCGGGGCCTGGTGCCCGTGTCAGCCCTGGAACCTCTGCCGCTCCCTTTCCACCA ATGGTTCCTAAAGAACTACCCAGGAAGCTGTGGCTTTTCCAGGAAGAGGGATTGGACAGGCTCCTATCAGATCG GCAGAGGAAAATGTAAGGCCTGGAAAGAAtatgagagggaagaaaaggatgaGCTGAATTTTCACCAGGGAGAAAGCATCGAGATCATCGGCTTTGTCATCCCTGGGCTTCAGTGGTTCATTGGAAAGTCGACACGCTCAGGAGAAGTGGGCTTTGTCCCCACCAGGAACATAGATCCTGAGTCTTACTCCCCAGT GAACAAGAGCTCCGCCTTTTTCAGCGATGAGGAAAGATGCTCTCTGTGGGTCCTGGGAAGTGACAGGAAAGCTGAGTGTGCCAGCTTCCTCCACACCCTTGCTCATACTGACATAGCGTCTGTCTACCGGCTTA GTGGGTTTGAATCCATCCAGAATCTTCCAAACGATCTAAGTG CGTCCCAGCCTGAAGGCTTCAAGGAGGCCAGGACTGGTAGAGCCTGGGAGGAGCATCAGGCCGTGGGCTCCAGACAGTCCAGCAGTTCCGAGGACTCCAGCCTGGAGGAGGAGCTCCTCTCAGCAGCCTCAGACAGCTATCACTTGCCAGAGCCCGATGACCTCGATGACCCAGAACTGCTCGTGGACCTAAACACTggtcaggaagaggaggaggctgagAATTTCGCCCCCATGCTGGCGTTTCTGGATCACGAGGGCTACGCTGACCACTTTAGGAGCCTCTACgactcctccttctctttcctcacgTCTTCCTTTTACAGCTTCTCTGAGGAGGACGAACTTGTGGCCTACCTGGAGGCCTCAAGGAAGTGGGCCAAGAGGAACCACATGACCTGGGCCCATGCCCGGCTCTGCTTCCTCCTGGGCCGGCTGAGCGTCAGGAGGGTCAAACTCTCTCAGGCCAGGGTGTACTTTGAGGAGGCTATGTACATCCTCGATGGGGCATTTGAGGACCTATCCTTGGTGGCTGCTCTGTACATCAATCTGGCTGCCATCTACCTGAGGCAGAGGCTGAGGCATAAAGGCTCAGCCCTGCTGGAAAAGGCAGGTGCCCTGTTGGCCTGCCTGCCTGACCGTGAGTCCAGCACCAAGAATGAGCTTGACGTTGTGGCCTATGTGCTACGCCAGGGGATTGTGGCTGGCAGCTGTGTTCTGGAGGCCAGGGCCTGCTTCCTGGCCATCCGATTGCTCCTGGACCTAGGCCGGCATGAGGAGGTCCTGCCCTTTGCCGAGCGTCTGCAACTCCTCTCTGGACACCCTCCTGACCTGGATGCCGTGGCCACCGTCTTGAGTTTTCTGTACGATAAGAAATATCTTCCACACCTTGCGGTGGCCTCTGTCCAGCAACGTGGTACCCAGAGTGCCCAAGGGATGTCCCTTCCAATTTGGCAGGTCTACCTGGTTCTCCAGAACACCGCCAAGCTCCTTGGAGTTCCCTCTTTAAGCTGGGGTGAAGTTTCTGCCCTGGCCTGCCCAGCACTCAGGCAGGCGCTGGTTGCCTGTGAAGAGCAGGCCAGTCGGAGCACCCAGAGGGCCCTGTGTCTCATCCTGTCCAAAGTGTACCTCCAACACAGGTCTCCTGATGGCGCCATCCACTACCTGAGCCAGGCCTTGGTGCTAGGGCAGCTGCTGGGTGAGCAGGAGGCCTTCGAGTCTTCCCTGTGCCTGGCGTGGGCTTATCTCGTAGCCAGCCAGGCAAAGAAGGCGTTGGACATTCTTGAGCCGCTGCTATACTCTCAGAAGGAGATGGAGAGCATCACCCAAAAGGGGGTGGTCCATAACCTCCTGGGCCTTGCACTTCAAGGTGAAGGCCGGGTGAACAGGGCAGCCAAGAACTATCTCCGGGCTTTGAACAGAGCTCAGGAAATGGGGAACGTGCGTAACCAGGCGGTGACTTTGGCCAATCTTGGCCACCTGACTCTTAAGTCCTGGGCTCGGCAACCAGCCAAGGACTATCTTCTGCGGGCCGTCCGACTCTATTCTGAACTCCAGACCAGCGTGGAGACAGACATGGAATTAGTACAGGTGCTTCTCTGGTTGGCCCAAGTCCTGGTGTCTGGACGTCAGCTGGCCAGCGGCCGCCTTTGTTATGAAATGGCATTGCTGTTGGGCTTAAGGCATCGGCACCTAAAGA GTCAGCTTCAGGTCACCAAATCCCTCTGCCATTTCTACAGCTCTGTATTCCCAAACCCCGAGGCATGCATCACCTACCATGAGCACTGGCTGGCCCTAGCTCAGCAACTCAGGGACCGAGAGATGGAGGGGAGGCTGTTGGAGTCCCTCGGGCAGCTCTATCGGAACCTGAACACGGCCAG GTCTCTCAGGAGATCTCTCACCTGCATCAAGGAGAGCCTGCGTATCTTCATCGACCTGGGGGCGAAAGACAAGGCTGCCGAGGCCTGGCTCGGAGCTGGACGACTCCACTACCTCATGCAGGAAGATGATCTGGTGGAGCTGTACCTGCAG GCAGCCATCCAGAAAGCCCTGAAGTCCGAAGAGCCCTCCCTGGCTCTCAAACTCTATGAAGAAGCGGGCGACGTGTTCTTCAATGGGACCCGCCACAGGCACCGTGCGGTGGAGTATTACCGG GCTGGGGCTGTCCCTTTAGCGAGGAGGATGAAGGCGGTGAGAACGGAGCTCCGGGTTTTCAACAAGCTGACGGAGCTGCAGATCAGTCTGGAAGGCTACGAGAAGGCTTTGGAGTTTGCCACTCTGGCGGCCAGACTCAGCACAGTCATAG TCTTCCAATTCCTAGGAGATCAGAAGCAGGAGCTGGTGGCCTTTCACCGCCTGGCTACAGTGTACTATTCCCTGAGCATGTATGAGATGGCTGAAGACTGCTACCTGAAgactctgtccctctgcccaccctggcTGCAGAGTCCCAAGGAGGCCCTGTACTATGCGAAGGTATATTATCGCCTGGGCCGACTCACCTTCTACCAGCTGAAG GACGCCCACGATGCCACCGAATACTTCTGGCTGGCCCTGGCAGCGGCGGTCCTGCTGGGTGACCAGGAGCTGCAGGACACCATTAGGAGCAGGTTGGACAACGTCTGCCGGAGCCCCCTGTGGCACAGCAGCCCCTCGGGGCGCTCCTCAGAGAGGGCGCGGTGGCTGAGCGGGGGAGGCCTGGCCCTCTGA
- the SH3TC2 gene encoding SH3 domain and tetratricopeptide repeat-containing protein 2 isoform X6 — MEEIWKFSTYLNLGYVSACLEHLLFDHKYWLNCRLVEDTEVQVSVDEKHLETIYLGLLIQEGHFFCRAMCSVAQPPEKEGEYLTLWKKELISVKIVEGGSEWEGVSLVTGQRGLVPVSALEPLPLPFHQWFLKNYPGSCGFSRKRDWTGSYQIGRGKCKAWKEYEREEKDELNFHQGESIEIIGFVIPGLQWFIGKSTRSGEVGFVPTRNIDPESYSPVNKSSAFFSDEERCSLWVLGSDRKAECASFLHTLAHTDIASVYRLSGFESIQNLPNDLSASQPEGFKEARTGRAWEEHQAVGSRQSSSSEDSSLEEELLSAASDSYHLPEPDDLDDPELLVDLNTGQEEEEAENFAPMLAFLDHEGYADHFRSLYDSSFSFLTSSFYSFSEEDELVAYLEASRKWAKRNHMTWAHARLCFLLGRLSVRRVKLSQARVYFEEAMYILDGAFEDLSLVAALYINLAAIYLRQRLRHKGSALLEKAGALLACLPDRESSTKNELDVVAYVLRQGIVAGSCVLEARACFLAIRLLLDLGRHEEVLPFAERLQLLSGHPPDLDAVATVLSFLYDKKYLPHLAVASVQQRGTQSAQGMSLPIWQVYLVLQNTAKLLGVPSLSWGEVSALACPALRQALVACEEQASRSTQRALCLILSKVYLQHRSPDGAIHYLSQALVLGQLLGEQEAFESSLCLAWAYLVASQAKKALDILEPLLYSQKEMESITQKGVVHNLLGLALQGEGRVNRAAKNYLRALNRAQEMGNVRNQAVTLANLGHLTLKSWARQPAKDYLLRAVRLYSELQTSVETDMELVQVLLWLAQVLVSGRQLASGRLCYEMALLLGLRHRHLKSQLQVTKSLCHFYSSVFPNPEACITYHEHWLALAQQLRDREMEGRLLESLGQLYRNLNTARSLRRSLTCIKESLRIFIDLGAKDKAAEAWLGAGRLHYLMQEDDLVELYLQAAIQKALKSEEPSLALKLYEEAGDVFFNGTRHRHRAVEYYRAGAVPLARRMKAVRTELRVFNKLTELQISLEGYEKALEFATLAARLSTVIVFQFLGDQKQELVAFHRLATVYYSLSMYEMAEDCYLKTLSLCPPWLQSPKEALYYAKVYYRLGRLTFYQLKDAHDATEYFWLALAAAVLLGDQELQDTIRSRLDNVCRSPLWHSSPSGRSSERARWLSGGGLAL, encoded by the exons ATGGAGgaaatctggaagttttccacCTACTTGAACTTAG GCTATGTATCTGCATGTCTGGAACATCTCCTCTTTGACCATAAGTACTGGCTCAACTGCAGATTGGTGGAAGATACAGAGGTCCAAGTTTCCGTGGATGAGAAACACCTGGAAACAATATACCTGGGACTTCTGATACAGGAAG GCCACTTCTTCTGCAGAGCCATGTGCTCTGTGGCTCAGCCGCCTGAGAAGGAAGGGGAGTATCTGACACTTTGGAAGAAGGAGTTAATCTCCGTGAAAATAGTTGAAGGTGGATCCGAGTGGGAGGGCGTGTCCCTGGTGACTGGTCAGCGGGGCCTGGTGCCCGTGTCAGCCCTGGAACCTCTGCCGCTCCCTTTCCACCA ATGGTTCCTAAAGAACTACCCAGGAAGCTGTGGCTTTTCCAGGAAGAGGGATTGGACAGGCTCCTATCAGATCG GCAGAGGAAAATGTAAGGCCTGGAAAGAAtatgagagggaagaaaaggatgaGCTGAATTTTCACCAGGGAGAAAGCATCGAGATCATCGGCTTTGTCATCCCTGGGCTTCAGTGGTTCATTGGAAAGTCGACACGCTCAGGAGAAGTGGGCTTTGTCCCCACCAGGAACATAGATCCTGAGTCTTACTCCCCAGT GAACAAGAGCTCCGCCTTTTTCAGCGATGAGGAAAGATGCTCTCTGTGGGTCCTGGGAAGTGACAGGAAAGCTGAGTGTGCCAGCTTCCTCCACACCCTTGCTCATACTGACATAGCGTCTGTCTACCGGCTTA GTGGGTTTGAATCCATCCAGAATCTTCCAAACGATCTAAGTG CGTCCCAGCCTGAAGGCTTCAAGGAGGCCAGGACTGGTAGAGCCTGGGAGGAGCATCAGGCCGTGGGCTCCAGACAGTCCAGCAGTTCCGAGGACTCCAGCCTGGAGGAGGAGCTCCTCTCAGCAGCCTCAGACAGCTATCACTTGCCAGAGCCCGATGACCTCGATGACCCAGAACTGCTCGTGGACCTAAACACTggtcaggaagaggaggaggctgagAATTTCGCCCCCATGCTGGCGTTTCTGGATCACGAGGGCTACGCTGACCACTTTAGGAGCCTCTACgactcctccttctctttcctcacgTCTTCCTTTTACAGCTTCTCTGAGGAGGACGAACTTGTGGCCTACCTGGAGGCCTCAAGGAAGTGGGCCAAGAGGAACCACATGACCTGGGCCCATGCCCGGCTCTGCTTCCTCCTGGGCCGGCTGAGCGTCAGGAGGGTCAAACTCTCTCAGGCCAGGGTGTACTTTGAGGAGGCTATGTACATCCTCGATGGGGCATTTGAGGACCTATCCTTGGTGGCTGCTCTGTACATCAATCTGGCTGCCATCTACCTGAGGCAGAGGCTGAGGCATAAAGGCTCAGCCCTGCTGGAAAAGGCAGGTGCCCTGTTGGCCTGCCTGCCTGACCGTGAGTCCAGCACCAAGAATGAGCTTGACGTTGTGGCCTATGTGCTACGCCAGGGGATTGTGGCTGGCAGCTGTGTTCTGGAGGCCAGGGCCTGCTTCCTGGCCATCCGATTGCTCCTGGACCTAGGCCGGCATGAGGAGGTCCTGCCCTTTGCCGAGCGTCTGCAACTCCTCTCTGGACACCCTCCTGACCTGGATGCCGTGGCCACCGTCTTGAGTTTTCTGTACGATAAGAAATATCTTCCACACCTTGCGGTGGCCTCTGTCCAGCAACGTGGTACCCAGAGTGCCCAAGGGATGTCCCTTCCAATTTGGCAGGTCTACCTGGTTCTCCAGAACACCGCCAAGCTCCTTGGAGTTCCCTCTTTAAGCTGGGGTGAAGTTTCTGCCCTGGCCTGCCCAGCACTCAGGCAGGCGCTGGTTGCCTGTGAAGAGCAGGCCAGTCGGAGCACCCAGAGGGCCCTGTGTCTCATCCTGTCCAAAGTGTACCTCCAACACAGGTCTCCTGATGGCGCCATCCACTACCTGAGCCAGGCCTTGGTGCTAGGGCAGCTGCTGGGTGAGCAGGAGGCCTTCGAGTCTTCCCTGTGCCTGGCGTGGGCTTATCTCGTAGCCAGCCAGGCAAAGAAGGCGTTGGACATTCTTGAGCCGCTGCTATACTCTCAGAAGGAGATGGAGAGCATCACCCAAAAGGGGGTGGTCCATAACCTCCTGGGCCTTGCACTTCAAGGTGAAGGCCGGGTGAACAGGGCAGCCAAGAACTATCTCCGGGCTTTGAACAGAGCTCAGGAAATGGGGAACGTGCGTAACCAGGCGGTGACTTTGGCCAATCTTGGCCACCTGACTCTTAAGTCCTGGGCTCGGCAACCAGCCAAGGACTATCTTCTGCGGGCCGTCCGACTCTATTCTGAACTCCAGACCAGCGTGGAGACAGACATGGAATTAGTACAGGTGCTTCTCTGGTTGGCCCAAGTCCTGGTGTCTGGACGTCAGCTGGCCAGCGGCCGCCTTTGTTATGAAATGGCATTGCTGTTGGGCTTAAGGCATCGGCACCTAAAGA GTCAGCTTCAGGTCACCAAATCCCTCTGCCATTTCTACAGCTCTGTATTCCCAAACCCCGAGGCATGCATCACCTACCATGAGCACTGGCTGGCCCTAGCTCAGCAACTCAGGGACCGAGAGATGGAGGGGAGGCTGTTGGAGTCCCTCGGGCAGCTCTATCGGAACCTGAACACGGCCAG GTCTCTCAGGAGATCTCTCACCTGCATCAAGGAGAGCCTGCGTATCTTCATCGACCTGGGGGCGAAAGACAAGGCTGCCGAGGCCTGGCTCGGAGCTGGACGACTCCACTACCTCATGCAGGAAGATGATCTGGTGGAGCTGTACCTGCAG GCAGCCATCCAGAAAGCCCTGAAGTCCGAAGAGCCCTCCCTGGCTCTCAAACTCTATGAAGAAGCGGGCGACGTGTTCTTCAATGGGACCCGCCACAGGCACCGTGCGGTGGAGTATTACCGG GCTGGGGCTGTCCCTTTAGCGAGGAGGATGAAGGCGGTGAGAACGGAGCTCCGGGTTTTCAACAAGCTGACGGAGCTGCAGATCAGTCTGGAAGGCTACGAGAAGGCTTTGGAGTTTGCCACTCTGGCGGCCAGACTCAGCACAGTCATAG TCTTCCAATTCCTAGGAGATCAGAAGCAGGAGCTGGTGGCCTTTCACCGCCTGGCTACAGTGTACTATTCCCTGAGCATGTATGAGATGGCTGAAGACTGCTACCTGAAgactctgtccctctgcccaccctggcTGCAGAGTCCCAAGGAGGCCCTGTACTATGCGAAGGTATATTATCGCCTGGGCCGACTCACCTTCTACCAGCTGAAG GACGCCCACGATGCCACCGAATACTTCTGGCTGGCCCTGGCAGCGGCGGTCCTGCTGGGTGACCAGGAGCTGCAGGACACCATTAGGAGCAGGTTGGACAACGTCTGCCGGAGCCCCCTGTGGCACAGCAGCCCCTCGGGGCGCTCCTCAGAGAGGGCGCGGTGGCTGAGCGGGGGAGGCCTGGCCCTCTGA
- the SH3TC2 gene encoding SH3 domain and tetratricopeptide repeat-containing protein 2 isoform X7, whose translation MCSVAQPPEKEGEYLTLWKKELISVKIVEGGSEWEGVSLVTGQRGLVPVSALEPLPLPFHQWFLKNYPGSCGFSRKRDWTGSYQIGRGKCKAWKEYEREEKDELNFHQGESIEIIGFVIPGLQWFIGKSTRSGEVGFVPTRNIDPESYSPVNKSSAFFSDEERCSLWVLGSDRKAECASFLHTLAHTDIASVYRLSGFESIQNLPNDLSASQPEGFKEARTGRAWEEHQAVGSRQSSSSEDSSLEEELLSAASDSYHLPEPDDLDDPELLVDLNTGQEEEEAENFAPMLAFLDHEGYADHFRSLYDSSFSFLTSSFYSFSEEDELVAYLEASRKWAKRNHMTWAHARLCFLLGRLSVRRVKLSQARVYFEEAMYILDGAFEDLSLVAALYINLAAIYLRQRLRHKGSALLEKAGALLACLPDRESSTKNELDVVAYVLRQGIVAGSCVLEARACFLAIRLLLDLGRHEEVLPFAERLQLLSGHPPDLDAVATVLSFLYDKKYLPHLAVASVQQRGTQSAQGMSLPIWQVYLVLQNTAKLLGVPSLSWGEVSALACPALRQALVACEEQASRSTQRALCLILSKVYLQHRSPDGAIHYLSQALVLGQLLGEQEAFESSLCLAWAYLVASQAKKALDILEPLLYSQKEMESITQKGVVHNLLGLALQGEGRVNRAAKNYLRALNRAQEMGNVRNQAVTLANLGHLTLKSWARQPAKDYLLRAVRLYSELQTSVETDMELVQVLLWLAQVLVSGRQLASGRLCYEMALLLGLRHRHLKSQLQVTKSLCHFYSSVFPNPEACITYHEHWLALAQQLRDREMEGRLLESLGQLYRNLNTARSLRRSLTCIKESLRIFIDLGAKDKAAEAWLGAGRLHYLMQEDDLVELYLQAAIQKALKSEEPSLALKLYEEAGDVFFNGTRHRHRAVEYYRAGAVPLARRMKAVRTELRVFNKLTELQISLEGYEKALEFATLAARLSTVIVFQFLGDQKQELVAFHRLATVYYSLSMYEMAEDCYLKTLSLCPPWLQSPKEALYYAKVYYRLGRLTFYQLKDAHDATEYFWLALAAAVLLGDQELQDTIRSRLDNVCRSPLWHSSPSGRSSERARWLSGGGLAL comes from the exons ATGTGCTCTGTGGCTCAGCCGCCTGAGAAGGAAGGGGAGTATCTGACACTTTGGAAGAAGGAGTTAATCTCCGTGAAAATAGTTGAAGGTGGATCCGAGTGGGAGGGCGTGTCCCTGGTGACTGGTCAGCGGGGCCTGGTGCCCGTGTCAGCCCTGGAACCTCTGCCGCTCCCTTTCCACCA ATGGTTCCTAAAGAACTACCCAGGAAGCTGTGGCTTTTCCAGGAAGAGGGATTGGACAGGCTCCTATCAGATCG GCAGAGGAAAATGTAAGGCCTGGAAAGAAtatgagagggaagaaaaggatgaGCTGAATTTTCACCAGGGAGAAAGCATCGAGATCATCGGCTTTGTCATCCCTGGGCTTCAGTGGTTCATTGGAAAGTCGACACGCTCAGGAGAAGTGGGCTTTGTCCCCACCAGGAACATAGATCCTGAGTCTTACTCCCCAGT GAACAAGAGCTCCGCCTTTTTCAGCGATGAGGAAAGATGCTCTCTGTGGGTCCTGGGAAGTGACAGGAAAGCTGAGTGTGCCAGCTTCCTCCACACCCTTGCTCATACTGACATAGCGTCTGTCTACCGGCTTA GTGGGTTTGAATCCATCCAGAATCTTCCAAACGATCTAAGTG CGTCCCAGCCTGAAGGCTTCAAGGAGGCCAGGACTGGTAGAGCCTGGGAGGAGCATCAGGCCGTGGGCTCCAGACAGTCCAGCAGTTCCGAGGACTCCAGCCTGGAGGAGGAGCTCCTCTCAGCAGCCTCAGACAGCTATCACTTGCCAGAGCCCGATGACCTCGATGACCCAGAACTGCTCGTGGACCTAAACACTggtcaggaagaggaggaggctgagAATTTCGCCCCCATGCTGGCGTTTCTGGATCACGAGGGCTACGCTGACCACTTTAGGAGCCTCTACgactcctccttctctttcctcacgTCTTCCTTTTACAGCTTCTCTGAGGAGGACGAACTTGTGGCCTACCTGGAGGCCTCAAGGAAGTGGGCCAAGAGGAACCACATGACCTGGGCCCATGCCCGGCTCTGCTTCCTCCTGGGCCGGCTGAGCGTCAGGAGGGTCAAACTCTCTCAGGCCAGGGTGTACTTTGAGGAGGCTATGTACATCCTCGATGGGGCATTTGAGGACCTATCCTTGGTGGCTGCTCTGTACATCAATCTGGCTGCCATCTACCTGAGGCAGAGGCTGAGGCATAAAGGCTCAGCCCTGCTGGAAAAGGCAGGTGCCCTGTTGGCCTGCCTGCCTGACCGTGAGTCCAGCACCAAGAATGAGCTTGACGTTGTGGCCTATGTGCTACGCCAGGGGATTGTGGCTGGCAGCTGTGTTCTGGAGGCCAGGGCCTGCTTCCTGGCCATCCGATTGCTCCTGGACCTAGGCCGGCATGAGGAGGTCCTGCCCTTTGCCGAGCGTCTGCAACTCCTCTCTGGACACCCTCCTGACCTGGATGCCGTGGCCACCGTCTTGAGTTTTCTGTACGATAAGAAATATCTTCCACACCTTGCGGTGGCCTCTGTCCAGCAACGTGGTACCCAGAGTGCCCAAGGGATGTCCCTTCCAATTTGGCAGGTCTACCTGGTTCTCCAGAACACCGCCAAGCTCCTTGGAGTTCCCTCTTTAAGCTGGGGTGAAGTTTCTGCCCTGGCCTGCCCAGCACTCAGGCAGGCGCTGGTTGCCTGTGAAGAGCAGGCCAGTCGGAGCACCCAGAGGGCCCTGTGTCTCATCCTGTCCAAAGTGTACCTCCAACACAGGTCTCCTGATGGCGCCATCCACTACCTGAGCCAGGCCTTGGTGCTAGGGCAGCTGCTGGGTGAGCAGGAGGCCTTCGAGTCTTCCCTGTGCCTGGCGTGGGCTTATCTCGTAGCCAGCCAGGCAAAGAAGGCGTTGGACATTCTTGAGCCGCTGCTATACTCTCAGAAGGAGATGGAGAGCATCACCCAAAAGGGGGTGGTCCATAACCTCCTGGGCCTTGCACTTCAAGGTGAAGGCCGGGTGAACAGGGCAGCCAAGAACTATCTCCGGGCTTTGAACAGAGCTCAGGAAATGGGGAACGTGCGTAACCAGGCGGTGACTTTGGCCAATCTTGGCCACCTGACTCTTAAGTCCTGGGCTCGGCAACCAGCCAAGGACTATCTTCTGCGGGCCGTCCGACTCTATTCTGAACTCCAGACCAGCGTGGAGACAGACATGGAATTAGTACAGGTGCTTCTCTGGTTGGCCCAAGTCCTGGTGTCTGGACGTCAGCTGGCCAGCGGCCGCCTTTGTTATGAAATGGCATTGCTGTTGGGCTTAAGGCATCGGCACCTAAAGA GTCAGCTTCAGGTCACCAAATCCCTCTGCCATTTCTACAGCTCTGTATTCCCAAACCCCGAGGCATGCATCACCTACCATGAGCACTGGCTGGCCCTAGCTCAGCAACTCAGGGACCGAGAGATGGAGGGGAGGCTGTTGGAGTCCCTCGGGCAGCTCTATCGGAACCTGAACACGGCCAG GTCTCTCAGGAGATCTCTCACCTGCATCAAGGAGAGCCTGCGTATCTTCATCGACCTGGGGGCGAAAGACAAGGCTGCCGAGGCCTGGCTCGGAGCTGGACGACTCCACTACCTCATGCAGGAAGATGATCTGGTGGAGCTGTACCTGCAG GCAGCCATCCAGAAAGCCCTGAAGTCCGAAGAGCCCTCCCTGGCTCTCAAACTCTATGAAGAAGCGGGCGACGTGTTCTTCAATGGGACCCGCCACAGGCACCGTGCGGTGGAGTATTACCGG GCTGGGGCTGTCCCTTTAGCGAGGAGGATGAAGGCGGTGAGAACGGAGCTCCGGGTTTTCAACAAGCTGACGGAGCTGCAGATCAGTCTGGAAGGCTACGAGAAGGCTTTGGAGTTTGCCACTCTGGCGGCCAGACTCAGCACAGTCATAG TCTTCCAATTCCTAGGAGATCAGAAGCAGGAGCTGGTGGCCTTTCACCGCCTGGCTACAGTGTACTATTCCCTGAGCATGTATGAGATGGCTGAAGACTGCTACCTGAAgactctgtccctctgcccaccctggcTGCAGAGTCCCAAGGAGGCCCTGTACTATGCGAAGGTATATTATCGCCTGGGCCGACTCACCTTCTACCAGCTGAAG GACGCCCACGATGCCACCGAATACTTCTGGCTGGCCCTGGCAGCGGCGGTCCTGCTGGGTGACCAGGAGCTGCAGGACACCATTAGGAGCAGGTTGGACAACGTCTGCCGGAGCCCCCTGTGGCACAGCAGCCCCTCGGGGCGCTCCTCAGAGAGGGCGCGGTGGCTGAGCGGGGGAGGCCTGGCCCTCTGA